Genomic DNA from Pistricoccus aurantiacus:
GCTGCGAGCTGGCCCAGTGGCGAGAATGGAGCCATGACCGGGAACTCGACTGGTTTCTGCTGGAGGAACCGCGCCATCAAGGGGTGCTGAACCTGGTGCGGGATCTCAACCGGCTTTATCGTGACCACCCCGCCCTGCACGAGCTAGATACCGAGCCTACCGGCTTCACTTGGGTGGTGGGAGACGACAGCGCCAACAGCGTTTTCGCCTGGCTGCGCTGGAGCCGCGACGGGCAACCGCTGCTGGTGGTCGCCAACCTGACTCCGGTGCCGCGCTATCAGTATCGGCTCGGGGTCCCTTACCTAGGCGAATGGCAGATGACGTTCAACAGCGACGCCGGTTGCTACGGCGGCTCCAACCAGGGCGAAAGCGAAGTGATCAACGCGGAAGACCAGCCCCTGCACGGCCAGGCCGCCAGCTTGACCCTGACCCTGCCGCCGCTGGGGGTGCAGATATTGGGGTTGGGTAATTGAAAGTCTAGAAATGGCTCGGTGGCAGCTTCGCCAACAACCGCTTGATCTCCGGGTCATCGAAGAACGCCACCAGCCGCTTGGCGGTGATCGGGCCGATACCGGAATAAGCGTGCCAGTCCCGGCGGTTTCTCGTTTGCAGCTCAGTGAGTTCGATAACGCCATGCTCATCTCGCAAGGCACTGGCGTCGATACTCGGCATTCCCAGGGCGATCAGCCAATCATATAAAGAACGGGCCTTGGCCTGATCGAAGGCCGCCAGCCATTGCGCGGCGCGCTTGTCTCCCACCCCGGGCAGGGCGATAAGCTGCGCTTTCGTCAGCGCCTGCCAGTCCAGTAGGCGAGTCACCAATCCCGCTTCGATCAGCATTTTCCAGGTGCCTTCGCCGATACCCGGCAGGTCGAGCCCCTTGTCGCTGGCCAGCCAGGTCAGCCGCGCGAGAAACTGTGCCTCGCAGCCCAGGTTTGCGTCCAGGCTCAGGCAGCTCAGGGCATGATAGCGGGCCGGATCCGGTGATGCCACTTCCGTGCGCGGCTCGTTGCGCACCAATACTTGATCGAGCTGCGGAATGCTCAGGCCTGCCAGACGCAGGATAATCTGATCGCCGGGGCGAATATCGAGGTCTCGCCAGTGATCCAGGGAGCCCAGGCTGACTCGGCTGACGCTTTTGTCGTCAAGCTCCACCGGATAGAGGTGAAGTAGTGGAGTGATTCTACCGGTGCGCCCGACGGTGAATTCGATATCCCGTACCAGCGCATGGGCGCTCTCGGTGGGATGCTTCCAGGCAATTGCCCAGTCCGGCGGCTCGGCTTGCCAGGTGTTCGCCTCGGGGCGATTTCCTTGACGAACCACCACGCCGTCGGTGACGAAGGGCAGCGGCTGGCGGTACCAGCGGCGGCGCCACTCGGCAACGTCCTCGGGGTTTTTCACCGCATGGGTATAGGCCTGACTCGTGGCGAAACCCCAGCGTTCGAGCTGGGCGAGTCGTTCCTGCATGGTTTGAGAATCCGTCGGCCAGTCCCAGACGAACAGACCGATCTCCTCGGCGTCTTTTGAGGCCAATTCATGACGGGCCATCAGGCCGGCAATACGGCTGCGGGCACCGTCGCTGCCTTCGGCCTTCTGCACATGGCCATCACGTCGCTGGTACAGCTCACCTTGCAGGATAACCTCCGGCGGTGGATTACCGGAAAGCAGGGGAGGTATGGCAGGAATAACGACGGCCTTGCTGGTCCAGTCCTGACCACGTTCGCCGTCGCCGCGGCTGATCAGCGCGATCAGCCTGCCGTGACGATAGCGCAGGGTGACCGCGACCCCATCCACCTTGGGCTGCACGAAGAGATTGGCTTGAGAACGCCGAGCTATCCAGGTATCGAGTTCCCGCCGATCGTCGATCTTGTGCAGCCCGGTCTGAACGACGGGATGGGAAATCTCGGCGCCAGGCTCGGCGGTTGCCATCGAGAAAGTTTCCGTGCCGAAGCAGCGCTGCCACGTTTGCAGGTTGCGCCTGGACTGATCGTAGACCCCGTCTTCCACCAGACGCTTGCCGCGCCGGTAATAGGCGTCATCCCAGAGGGCGAGCCGGTCTGCGAGTTGGGTGATGGCGGTGTTGGCCTGGGGCTTGGTCCAGTCCGGGCAGGCGGCGAAAAGTGCAGGGGAGATAAGAAGAAAAAGGCCGGGAAGAAGCCATGTTAGCCGTAAGCTTTTCCCGGAAGAACGCATAGCAAGTGAATCATTCAAGCGCGATAGGCGAGATGACCGCTGGCTTTTCTGGCCTGGCCCGCGGGGTTGTAAAGCGAGTCTCCTCGCAGTTCGTGCAGAGCGTTGAGCATGCGCTGATTGTGGGTCATGCGATCAAGGATCAGGCCGCCGTTGCGTTCGTTGAGGCCACGAACGAGTTCGGCACTTTCCTGCAGCGCTCGCCACTGATCGAGCAAGCCCATGTCCCAGGCTGCCTGCTGCGCGCCGGAGTGATCCACGCCATAGCCCAGCGCCTGCTGTTCCTGGCGACGCTTCGCTTCCAGCGCTTCCAGTTCAACGAAATGGATCTGCTTGGCATCCGCCAGACACTGCAGCAGTTCGCCGTCTACCCGGCCTTGAGTCAGCGCCTGACGCTCTCGATGGAGAAGCTCGACAAGGGCGTCGAGGGCGGCCTGCTGTCGTTCCAGCTGCTGTTGCAAACTCATGAATCCGTCTCGCCCAACATGTCGCGCACGCTATCGATCAGGCCATCGGCGATCTTGTCCGCGCGAATCTCGAGGCGGCCCTCGCTGATCGCCTGGCGAACTCCCGCCACTCGGGCGGTATCGATATCCTGGCTGGCGTTGGTTGACGCCTGACTCAAGCGGGTGACGGACGCTTGATTCCGCGGGGCGCTCGCGGCGCCGGAATCATTGACAGCGCCGCCCGAATTGGTGGTGTTGGTCGGTTTGACCTGTTCCGTCTGAGGAGAGCGCGGAAGGGTAGGATTGCTGGTTATTTTCACGGAAACTGCCTCGTCGAAGATGCTTGTTCAGCCTATCGGCACGGCAAAGGCAAACTTTAATCCTTTAAAAACCAACGGCGACCCGCTGCGGCCCGACCACTATGGCGTCGAGGATTTCTCGTCGGGAAAGCCGTACCCGAATCGTCTCGCCGTGACCCCCATCTTCCAGCGCTTCGCCTTCCCGGGAAACCCGAAACCCGCGCCCCCTGGCTTCCACGCTGACCCGCTGGCCACGCAGCACCGAAGGAATTTCCCGCACCTGATGCTCGTTCAGGGTCGTGCCAGCGCGCAGAGAACGGGTGGCCTGCAGACCAATCAGCTTTCGAGCATCCATGACCGTATAGGGCGGCAACTGGCTCAGATCGCCCTGGCGGCTTCCCAGCATGGCTTCGGTGATGCGCTGACCGGCATCGATATCCGTGGCGGTGACCGGGTAGCTGCCGAAGACCTGGATATTCGCCTGAAGATAGCGCACCTGGCGACCGTCGGCGCCGCAGCGCACCCCCACGGAAACCCGCCCCCAGCGTCGTGATGAAGCATTGGGAAAAAACGCCGACGGGCTCTCGCAGGCGGGCAGCGTCGCCCGGGGCGGAATCACTTCGATATTGATTTCGTCTCCCAGCCCCTGGCTTTGCTCGTAAAGAAATCCTTGTACCGCCTCGATCACCGCCGGCTGGGCCGCCTGAGCGGAAAACGTGACGAACATGATCGCCAGCGCCAGAAAAAACCGATCGGGCGCGGTGCGATCTAGCGCAGCTTTTATTCGGCGGGGCATCGACATCCGTTTTCATCTCTTGAGGAAGGTCAGAGGATTCTACGTCTCATGGGTTTGGCGCAGTAACGAAAATACGTCGTAAAAATCGGTCTGTTTTACGCTTTGTTACGAAAAGTTTTCTCTATCCTGCATCCTCAGCCGCTATTCATTCGGGCCGTTGCCGAGAGGAAATCATGATCGACAAGCTAGGCGCATCAATGACTTTTCAGCAGGAAGTGCTCAACCTGCGCCAACAGCGCCAGCAGGTGCTGGCGAACAATATCGCCAATGCGGATACACCAGGTTACAAGGCGCGGGACTTCGATTTCTCTCGGGAGCTGGAGCGGGTCATGGCTCGCGGTCGCGCCGGGGCGGACGGTCTGGCCATGACCACGACGTCGAAAGGTCACATTGCCGGCAAGGCCTCCGCCGGCGGCTCGAGCGTTCACGATCTTCTCTACCGGGTACCGATGCAGCCAAGCCTGGACGGTAACACCGTGGACATGGATCTGGAGCGCAGCCAGTTCGCGGAGAACGCGCTGCGCCAGCAGGCCTCTCTGAGCTTCGTCAACAGTCGTATTCAAGGGCTTAAAGCCGCCATGCGACCGGAATAACGCCGTGTTCCTCTATCGCCTGTCAGTCAGGAGACTTTAATCCATGTCGATGTTTTCCGTTTTCGATATCGCCGGCTCCGCCATGAGCGCCCAGGCGCAGCGCATGAACGTCACCGCCAGCAACCTGGCCAACGCGGATAGCGTGGCCGGCCCGGACGGCGAGGCCTATCGCGCCCGCCAGGTATGGTTCGAGGCCCAGACCCAGAACGGTGGCGGGGCCGGCGGCGTGCGGGTGAAAGAGGTGATCGAGGATCCCTCGCCGCTGCGCATGGAATATCGCCCGGCGCATCCCCTGGCGGACGAGCAGGGCTATATCAGCATGCCCAACGTCGATCCGGTGGGGGAAATGGTCAACATGATCTCCGCCTCACGTTCCTATCAAGCCAACGTCGAGGTCATGAACACCAGCAAGCAGCTGATGCTCAAGACCCTGACCCTGGGAGAAAACTAAGCATGGCAAGCGCGATCGATTCTTCCGTCCTCAGCGGCATCAACGCCGGGCTACCCAGCCAGCAGGCGTCTCGCGCCAATCAGGGCGTTGGTGATCTGGGGGACAGCTTCATGACGCTGCTGGTCACCCAGCTGCAGAACCAGGACCCGCTCAACCCGATGCAGAACGCGGAGATGACCTCCCAGCTGGCGCAGATCAACACCGTCAGCGGTATCGAGGATTTGAACGCCACTCTGGAAGGCATCAATTCCCAGATCGACGCGGGCCAGGCGCTGCAGGCCGCAAGCCTGGTCGGTCAGGGGGTGCTGGTGCCGGGAGATCGGCTGTTGGCCAGCGTGACGGAAGGCGGTGATGCGGTTACCACGCCCTTCGGCGTCGAGCTGGATCAGCCCGCGGACAGTCTGCGGGTGACCATCAGCGACGGCGCCGGTCAGGTGGTCAGCCAATATCAGACGGATCCGGTGAAGGCCGGGGTCTCGTCCTTCCAGTGGGACGGTCAACTGGCCAGTGGTAAGACCGCCGGCCAAGGCGCTTATCGCGTCAAGATCGAGGCCCTGGTCGATGACAAGATCGTGCCCAGCCAAACCCTCAACTATGCCCAGGTAGGGGGAGTGATTCCACAGGAGCAGGGCGGTGCGCTACTGGATCTTGGCGCGGTCTACGGTCAGGTCGGCCTGAGCGCCATCAAGCAGATTCTGTAATAGCCATTAATCGGATTCTCTAACAAGTTAGTACGCAGAGGAAACAACATGAGTTTTTCACAGGCATTGAGCGGTCTTAACGCCGCCCGTAATCAGCTGGGCGTGTTGGGCAACAACATCGCCAATTCCCAGACCACCGGCTTCAAGTCCTCCGGCGTCCAGTTCGCGGACGTCTACGCCAATTCCAAGGTGGGCCTGGGGGTGCAGGTGTCCAGCATTCTGCAGGACTTCAGCGGTGGCAACCTGGAATCCACCGGGCGCGACATGGATCTCGCCATCAGCGGCAACGGTTTCTTCCGCTTCCAGCAGGCCGGCGAGGTGGTGTATTCCCGCAACGGCCAGCTGACCATGACGCCCGGGGGCGAGCTGGTCAACGCTCAGGGGGCGAAGATCATGGGCTACGGGTTGCAGGACTCCAACGACGCCTTCTCCAGCATCGCCGGCGGTGGCCAGCCGGTACCGATCACAGTGCCCGCGGACGACATGGCGGCTTCCGCCACCACCCAGGTGAATTCTGTCTATAACCTGGATGCGAGCATTGACCAAACGGACCCTAATTTGTTGAAAAAAACGACGTTGGGTACAGGTTTGGGCGCGCCCAACGAGACCCTAGACATCAATTATCATTACTCCAATAGCTTTATCGCCTACGACTCCTTGGGTAACGCTCATAACGTCAACGCCTATTACGAGAAAGTCCAAGACAACGAATGGAAGGTACGAACGTCCATCGATGGCGAGGTTAATGTCAATGCTGGTGCGCCGACGAAAGATTTGAATGTCTTCACGCTGAACTTCGACAAGAACGGCCAGCTGGTACGCACCAATGGCGATATAACCGGCGTGAACGGCAGCGATCGTAAAACCCTCGATCTACCTATCGACTCCGGCGCCGAGTCGATGGAAGTGGACTTCGTGCTCGCCGGCACGACCCAGTTCGCCAATGAGTCCTCCGTCAAATCCCTGACCCAGAACGGCTATACCGCCGGTGCCCTGGTAGGGGTGACCATCGAAGACGACGGCTCGGTGATGCGGCATTTCTCCAACGAGCAGTCCCGGGCGGCGGGGCAGATCGTGCTGGCCAACTTCCGCAACGCGGAAGGCCTGAAGCCGGAGGGGGACAACGTCTGGTCCGCCACCGCTGCCTCCGGCCAGGAGCTGGTAGGGGTCGCCGGCACCGGGCTGCTGGGCACCATCGAAGGCCAGGCACTGGAAACCTCAAACGTGGACATGGCGGATGAGCTGGTCAGCATGATCGTCGCCCAGCGCGCTTATCAGGCCAACTCCCAGACCATCAAGACCCAGGACGAGATATTACAAACCGCCATCAATCTCCGCTAAGGAAATGCCGACTAAGGCAAGCTGACCCATGGATCACATTCTCTACACCGCCATGAGCGGCGCGCGGCAAAGCCTGGATCGACAGGGGGTGGTGAGCAATAACCTGGCCAACGCTTCCACCAGCGGGTTTCGCGCGCAGTTGCATGCGTCCCGGGCGGTGCCGGTGCAGGGCGCCGGGGAATTGCCCACCCGCATCTCCGCCGCCGAGACAACCCCGGGGGCGGATTTCACCCCCGGCCCGGTCAACGCCACCGGGCGGGACCTGGACGTGGCCATGGGCAAGGACGCCTGGCTGGCGGTGCAGGCGCCGGATGGAGATGAAGCCTATACCCGGCGCGGCGATCTGCAGGTCGATGGTGATGGCCTGGTCAACGTGGCCGGCCATCCGGTGATGGGGGACGGCGGGCCGCTGATCGTGCCCTTGGGCGCCAGGCTTTTCGTGGGCGCGGACGGCACCGTCAGCGCGATCAGCCCGGGGCAGGATGCGGAGAATCTGGTCGCGATGGGGCGGCTCAAGCTGGTCAACGGCGCCGAAGCGAAGCTGACTCGGGGCGAGGACGGTCTGTTTCGCGCCGAGGGCGGCAACCTCCAGCAGGATGAAGCGATGACCGTCACCAGCGGCGCCCTGGAAGGCAGCAACGTCAGCGCCGTCGAGACCATGGTGGCGATGATCGATTCCGCCCGGCGCTACGAGATGCAGATGAAGGTGATTTCCAGCGCGGACGAGAACGCCCAGCGCGCCAATCAGCTTCTCTCACTGCAAGGTTAATTATCATAGAAGGGTAAGCCCATGATTCGTTCCCTATGGACCGCCAAGACCGGCCTCGAGGCGCAACAGGTCAAGATGGATGTCATCTCCAACAACCTGGCCAACGTCAATACCACCGGCTTCAAGAAGACCCGAGCGGTGTTCGAGGACCTGCTGTATCAGAACCTGCGCCAGCCCGGCGCCCAGAACGACGTCCAGAATAATCTGCCTTCCGGCATGCAGGTGGGTTCCGGGGTGCGCCCGGTGGCCACGGAGCGCCTGCATAGCCAGGGCGGCCTGGAAAATACCGAGAACTCCCGAGACCTGGCCATCAACGGCGAAGGCTTCTTTCAGGTACAGATGCCGGACGGCACCACCGCCTTCACTCGGGACGGCAGCTTCCAGCTCGACCAGGACGGTCAGATGGTGACTTCCAGCGGCTATCCGGTGCAGCCGGCGATCATCATTCCGCAGAATGCGCTTTCCGTGAGCATCGGCAAGGACGGCGTGGTGTCGGTGACTCAGCCGGGCATTCGCGAGTCGAATCAGGTCGGCCAGTTGACGCTTTCCAGCTTCGTCAATCCCGCGGGCCTCGAGAGCGTCGGCGAGAACCTCTACATGGAAACCACCGCCTCCGGACCGCGCAACGAGGGCATGCCGGGTATCAACGGCCTGGGCCGGCTCTATCAGGGCTATGTGGAAACCTCCAACGTCAACGTGGTGGAGGAAATGGTCAACATGATCCAGACCCAGCGCGCCTACGAGATCAACAGCAAGGCGGTGCAGACTTCCGACGAGATGCTGGCCCGTCTGGCTCAGCTGTAAGGTTTGATCCGATCCAACACAGATAGCCGCTCGGCGGCGAGGAAATTCCATGAAGCGAAGGATA
This window encodes:
- the ligB gene encoding NAD-dependent DNA ligase LigB; this encodes MRSSGKSLRLTWLLPGLFLLISPALFAACPDWTKPQANTAITQLADRLALWDDAYYRRGKRLVEDGVYDQSRRNLQTWQRCFGTETFSMATAEPGAEISHPVVQTGLHKIDDRRELDTWIARRSQANLFVQPKVDGVAVTLRYRHGRLIALISRGDGERGQDWTSKAVVIPAIPPLLSGNPPPEVILQGELYQRRDGHVQKAEGSDGARSRIAGLMARHELASKDAEEIGLFVWDWPTDSQTMQERLAQLERWGFATSQAYTHAVKNPEDVAEWRRRWYRQPLPFVTDGVVVRQGNRPEANTWQAEPPDWAIAWKHPTESAHALVRDIEFTVGRTGRITPLLHLYPVELDDKSVSRVSLGSLDHWRDLDIRPGDQIILRLAGLSIPQLDQVLVRNEPRTEVASPDPARYHALSCLSLDANLGCEAQFLARLTWLASDKGLDLPGIGEGTWKMLIEAGLVTRLLDWQALTKAQLIALPGVGDKRAAQWLAAFDQAKARSLYDWLIALGMPSIDASALRDEHGVIELTELQTRNRRDWHAYSGIGPITAKRLVAFFDDPEIKRLLAKLPPSHF
- a CDS encoding flagella synthesis protein FlgN, whose product is MSLQQQLERQQAALDALVELLHRERQALTQGRVDGELLQCLADAKQIHFVELEALEAKRRQEQQALGYGVDHSGAQQAAWDMGLLDQWRALQESAELVRGLNERNGGLILDRMTHNQRMLNALHELRGDSLYNPAGQARKASGHLAYRA
- the flgM gene encoding flagellar biosynthesis anti-sigma factor FlgM; protein product: MKITSNPTLPRSPQTEQVKPTNTTNSGGAVNDSGAASAPRNQASVTRLSQASTNASQDIDTARVAGVRQAISEGRLEIRADKIADGLIDSVRDMLGETDS
- the flgA gene encoding flagellar basal body P-ring formation chaperone FlgA, yielding MSMPRRIKAALDRTAPDRFFLALAIMFVTFSAQAAQPAVIEAVQGFLYEQSQGLGDEINIEVIPPRATLPACESPSAFFPNASSRRWGRVSVGVRCGADGRQVRYLQANIQVFGSYPVTATDIDAGQRITEAMLGSRQGDLSQLPPYTVMDARKLIGLQATRSLRAGTTLNEHQVREIPSVLRGQRVSVEARGRGFRVSREGEALEDGGHGETIRVRLSRREILDAIVVGPQRVAVGF
- the flgB gene encoding flagellar basal body rod protein FlgB; translated protein: MIDKLGASMTFQQEVLNLRQQRQQVLANNIANADTPGYKARDFDFSRELERVMARGRAGADGLAMTTTSKGHIAGKASAGGSSVHDLLYRVPMQPSLDGNTVDMDLERSQFAENALRQQASLSFVNSRIQGLKAAMRPE
- the flgC gene encoding flagellar basal body rod protein FlgC, whose amino-acid sequence is MSMFSVFDIAGSAMSAQAQRMNVTASNLANADSVAGPDGEAYRARQVWFEAQTQNGGGAGGVRVKEVIEDPSPLRMEYRPAHPLADEQGYISMPNVDPVGEMVNMISASRSYQANVEVMNTSKQLMLKTLTLGEN
- a CDS encoding flagellar hook assembly protein FlgD, translating into MASAIDSSVLSGINAGLPSQQASRANQGVGDLGDSFMTLLVTQLQNQDPLNPMQNAEMTSQLAQINTVSGIEDLNATLEGINSQIDAGQALQAASLVGQGVLVPGDRLLASVTEGGDAVTTPFGVELDQPADSLRVTISDGAGQVVSQYQTDPVKAGVSSFQWDGQLASGKTAGQGAYRVKIEALVDDKIVPSQTLNYAQVGGVIPQEQGGALLDLGAVYGQVGLSAIKQIL
- the flgE gene encoding flagellar hook protein FlgE, with translation MSFSQALSGLNAARNQLGVLGNNIANSQTTGFKSSGVQFADVYANSKVGLGVQVSSILQDFSGGNLESTGRDMDLAISGNGFFRFQQAGEVVYSRNGQLTMTPGGELVNAQGAKIMGYGLQDSNDAFSSIAGGGQPVPITVPADDMAASATTQVNSVYNLDASIDQTDPNLLKKTTLGTGLGAPNETLDINYHYSNSFIAYDSLGNAHNVNAYYEKVQDNEWKVRTSIDGEVNVNAGAPTKDLNVFTLNFDKNGQLVRTNGDITGVNGSDRKTLDLPIDSGAESMEVDFVLAGTTQFANESSVKSLTQNGYTAGALVGVTIEDDGSVMRHFSNEQSRAAGQIVLANFRNAEGLKPEGDNVWSATAASGQELVGVAGTGLLGTIEGQALETSNVDMADELVSMIVAQRAYQANSQTIKTQDEILQTAINLR
- a CDS encoding flagellar basal body rod protein FlgF, translated to MDHILYTAMSGARQSLDRQGVVSNNLANASTSGFRAQLHASRAVPVQGAGELPTRISAAETTPGADFTPGPVNATGRDLDVAMGKDAWLAVQAPDGDEAYTRRGDLQVDGDGLVNVAGHPVMGDGGPLIVPLGARLFVGADGTVSAISPGQDAENLVAMGRLKLVNGAEAKLTRGEDGLFRAEGGNLQQDEAMTVTSGALEGSNVSAVETMVAMIDSARRYEMQMKVISSADENAQRANQLLSLQG
- the flgG gene encoding flagellar basal-body rod protein FlgG; this translates as MIRSLWTAKTGLEAQQVKMDVISNNLANVNTTGFKKTRAVFEDLLYQNLRQPGAQNDVQNNLPSGMQVGSGVRPVATERLHSQGGLENTENSRDLAINGEGFFQVQMPDGTTAFTRDGSFQLDQDGQMVTSSGYPVQPAIIIPQNALSVSIGKDGVVSVTQPGIRESNQVGQLTLSSFVNPAGLESVGENLYMETTASGPRNEGMPGINGLGRLYQGYVETSNVNVVEEMVNMIQTQRAYEINSKAVQTSDEMLARLAQL